The proteins below come from a single Chitinophaga pinensis DSM 2588 genomic window:
- a CDS encoding response regulator, translating to MSKKKFIAVVDDHTMFRRGLSVLINLFPNYEVLFEAASGKELIEKMTIEQLPDIVLLDVNMPDMDGYASAEWLHQHHPDIRILALSTMDAETAIIKMIRHGAKGYILKDAEPSELKQAFDDVITLGYYYNDTVTRKVMQSINALIDDKSALNAITKLSDREMEFLRLACSEKSYQLIAKEMFVSERTVDGYREALFKKLSVSTRVGLVLYAIKNKLVVV from the coding sequence ATGTCTAAGAAAAAATTCATTGCTGTTGTTGACGATCACACGATGTTCCGTAGAGGATTGTCCGTGTTGATTAACCTGTTCCCCAATTATGAAGTATTGTTTGAAGCTGCCAGTGGGAAGGAACTGATTGAAAAGATGACCATTGAGCAGTTACCTGATATCGTATTGCTGGACGTTAATATGCCGGATATGGATGGTTACGCTTCTGCTGAGTGGTTACATCAGCATCATCCTGATATCCGTATACTGGCTTTAAGTACCATGGATGCCGAAACAGCAATCATAAAAATGATCAGGCATGGCGCTAAAGGATATATACTAAAAGATGCAGAACCCAGTGAACTGAAACAGGCATTTGATGATGTAATTACATTGGGATACTATTACAATGATACGGTCACCCGTAAGGTGATGCAGTCAATTAATGCGCTGATAGACGACAAATCAGCATTGAATGCGATCACCAAACTCAGCGACAGGGAAATGGAATTCCTACGGCTTGCCTGTAGCGAAAAAAGCTACCAGCTAATTGCGAAAGAGATGTTTGTCAGCGAGCGCACTGTTGATGGATATCGTGAGGCATTGTTCAAAAAACTCAGCGTTTCAACACGTGTAGGACTTGTATTGTATGCGATAAAGAACAAACTGGTGGTGGTGTGA
- a CDS encoding sensor histidine kinase yields MQDSNQQIVIIIIAVIAVLLFLGILLLIMIWAYNNRRQQVAAERMQMKHAFDRQLLQATLEIQEETFNNISQELHDHVGQLLSLAKVQLNIIGQRAEQPDAGLQEVKDTIGQAMSILRDVAKGLSTERVQLFSFAGNIDQEIERINRSGVTQVSLLVEGMERPMEEQVKLILFRIIQESLQNVLKHAAATEVLITCRYMDTALYVSICDNGSGFHVAEALSKKSGLGLQHITGRAAILGGQADITSQPGKGTIITITIPHV; encoded by the coding sequence ATGCAGGATTCGAATCAACAGATCGTTATTATCATCATCGCAGTAATAGCCGTATTACTGTTCCTGGGTATCTTATTGCTGATCATGATCTGGGCTTATAATAACCGCCGACAGCAGGTGGCAGCAGAAAGAATGCAGATGAAACATGCCTTTGACCGGCAATTATTGCAGGCTACCCTTGAGATCCAGGAAGAAACATTCAATAATATCAGCCAGGAATTGCATGACCATGTCGGGCAGTTGCTAAGTTTAGCGAAAGTACAGCTCAATATTATCGGGCAACGCGCCGAACAACCGGATGCCGGATTGCAGGAAGTAAAGGATACGATCGGTCAGGCAATGAGCATTCTCCGGGATGTAGCAAAAGGTTTAAGTACAGAGCGGGTGCAGCTATTCAGTTTTGCAGGTAATATTGACCAGGAAATAGAACGCATTAACCGGAGTGGCGTCACGCAAGTCAGTCTCCTGGTGGAAGGAATGGAAAGACCCATGGAAGAACAGGTAAAACTGATCCTCTTCCGCATCATACAGGAATCCCTGCAGAATGTACTCAAACATGCTGCTGCAACAGAAGTGTTGATCACCTGTCGCTATATGGATACGGCGTTGTATGTCAGTATCTGTGATAACGGATCCGGATTTCATGTAGCAGAAGCCCTCAGTAAAAAAAGCGGACTCGGATTACAACATATTACCGGCAGAGCCGCAATATTGGGAGGACAGGCCGATATTACCAGTCAGCCCGGAAAGGGAACTATCATTACTATAACCATACCCCATGTCTAA
- a CDS encoding type IIA topoisomerase (DNA gyrase/topo II topoisomerase IV) B subunit-like protein, with the protein MNGRPSLPVIESIRNRPVMYLGSVNSYGIRRLMKMLITDYLEDVTGLSTVEITFNPDSFVSVVLSGMPVDELLHEVAFLQEISSGKNFKIALLIAISRFVLVRIVVNGEIHSITSHAGIYEVEMHPADGEPNGIKVDFQLEEQIFKHNQVAYIPMNIMLQQLAYLNPGLKIISVDNRGELQRNVFYFRTGISELFNDLLDKHDYGSMNAWLPIELKTAINGYIFHVILRYHHIYTVYPAPYIRSFANNEATKGHGSLVEGVLKGLEDAFVEVGEKEGVELKVNKKRIGKMLVLFAAVKGEPLTYDGRSKDKLDMPGLKKDVRKFVKRGVLKYLESNSGDRRRVLEKFIRKDS; encoded by the coding sequence ATGAACGGACGGCCTTCTCTTCCTGTTATTGAATCTATCCGCAATCGACCGGTGATGTACCTGGGATCGGTGAACAGTTATGGCATCAGACGTCTGATGAAAATGCTGATCACTGATTATCTGGAAGATGTAACAGGCTTATCTACCGTAGAGATCACGTTCAATCCTGATAGTTTTGTGAGTGTGGTTCTTTCAGGTATGCCGGTGGATGAATTATTACATGAGGTCGCCTTTTTGCAGGAAATCTCCTCCGGAAAGAATTTTAAAATTGCATTACTCATCGCCATCAGCCGCTTTGTGCTGGTACGTATTGTGGTAAATGGAGAGATACATTCTATCACCTCTCATGCCGGCATATACGAAGTAGAAATGCATCCGGCTGACGGAGAGCCGAATGGTATTAAAGTGGACTTTCAGTTAGAAGAGCAGATTTTCAAGCATAACCAGGTGGCTTATATTCCTATGAATATCATGCTGCAGCAGCTGGCTTATCTGAACCCCGGACTGAAAATAATCAGTGTGGATAACCGGGGGGAATTACAGCGGAATGTGTTTTATTTCAGAACGGGGATCTCTGAATTATTCAATGACCTGCTGGATAAACACGATTATGGCAGTATGAATGCCTGGTTGCCGATTGAACTGAAAACAGCGATCAACGGTTATATCTTCCATGTTATTCTTAGATATCATCATATTTATACGGTTTATCCTGCACCATATATACGCTCCTTCGCTAATAATGAAGCAACTAAAGGACACGGCTCCCTGGTGGAAGGTGTGTTAAAAGGGCTGGAGGATGCTTTTGTGGAAGTGGGTGAAAAAGAAGGCGTGGAACTGAAAGTGAACAAAAAGCGGATCGGAAAAATGCTCGTGCTGTTTGCTGCTGTAAAGGGGGAACCGCTGACGTATGATGGTCGCAGTAAGGATAAACTGGATATGCCGGGGTTGAAAAAAGATGTGCGGAAGTTTGTGAAAAGAGGGGTGTTGAAGTACCTGGAAAGCAATTCCGGGGACAGAAGAAGAGTGTTGGAAAAGTTTATAAGGAAAGACAGTTAG